The following are encoded together in the Anopheles nili chromosome 3, idAnoNiliSN_F5_01, whole genome shotgun sequence genome:
- the LOC128726832 gene encoding axotactin isoform X1 has protein sequence MTYHAASVLLTIYLTCMACTLPRVLAIPTNAEPPKEIVYPKCTGPGEPGQCQTFDYRYRFEQTINNCTQFIWGGCGGNLQNNFETYEQCMQQCANETQTPQPPIPLTTTVDPSSSTVRTQTQEAWSLHSSSSTLAPVPDELRGSELTFKETGYEKTFMFAKNNTFIQMDGETIQTFQLRLCREISFQFRTRLPHGLLVYHNVKTPAGVKLDPYALYVIVEKGQLKVVHVFGNHSTSVTVGEGLNRDEWHSVMVRIDVHGARLIARVDNNKEEVYLKGLNHETNYGVSNNLMSVVLVGGLSSEEKLHGVKYIIESFVGCIRNVVLSSGKAASDLLPITPLIATKHENVKEGCRNKCHSRQNLCFTGSRCINHYYDISCDCFGTKYEGEHCDIYTATVLTLRGSSFVSYRIYDWKDRVHSPLTRISMLFKTNYDDSALFYASGESLKPQYIAASIKNHSAYIEMDFGDGVMTATLGQDLTRHYWHNLTILHEHNKVIAILDDHVRILDLLGPIHNLLFDPEIYFGGGPNLSKRKGLASSNNFVGSLKYVFYNDVSVLFELKKGNPKVHYIGVLEEEFYEANVEVIPITFSYAKSHIWWPMNNPDTLSLKFDFKSSKATAVLAYSDVKTSEGQGFWELRLATDRLSFDLCPDVKSNVTHTTYIRIENPTSWHSIQLTYERNDIRFVVDYRHSVTQMYGLSFNIGDKLIIGSSLKAAASGLVGCLRDLKINGVEIEPRYLVKSERVVGDVSLDNCKYVDPCKKPNTCEHGGKCAVKDDGIICDCKDTGYIGKNCHFTKFRKTCEELALLGYSKSDVYSIDIDGNGVFPPARVKCDFQSLANATKTIVEHNLPSQVDVRSATDEDFSFHIQYREFSAEMLQELISHSLYCTQYVKYDCIKAPLELHSSTWFKSSRNNNTVDSLGEVKRGTCSCAIGKNCEDVNQSCNCDANLNRWLSDEGYYKEPPSLGITQMYFLQQKGLDEESQGRITLGPLECVETNTQKYVVTFTTSQSYIEVPGWRKGDIAFSFRTTGEKAILLFQPPIRSNYPSFMVALTGDYQLTFNFTLNTGTPKTLVIDTNRKLNGGEWHKIWIDYNEHHVRFMINTDTRMVDLQPEEEFGPFEGSMFIGGAPTEISKKYTVKQGLIGCFRGLVVNGEILDIYSFMSVHLSEIIKDCKPSCVPNPCKNGAYCRELWSTFECVCQNRWAHLGQHCETNINEDALTFISRESYLKRNYLSDPEDMRDERERLRAILSASLLVNLRTYDRHAFVLYANDHYNNFIHLYLTNRSEIVYLYNYGNDIVNLTIEHSELHNARSIQVAVIRTDANTTLYVNEKNVTIDRGFLLLDEYSNKPWTNPELEVLSPHRPPAPPTEYFQFNIGGYDPANLLRPNQDTAELEGYIGCIRGLKIGENLISLREMATQNNAHVTEGVLNGCQMKCDAEPCKNGGICTENFVRQESTCNCEHTSFLGEFCSEEKGASFSGEATLLRRLALAETVGSVRLQLAFSSHDMRRANRVMLLLQSRNDRSYYLMVAITADNHLYIEEDREGATHAARIEGNFMDDARHSVYYTRHGDTASLLVDRVQIPIKTVPNKPLVSVSDPGANHVQIGGVNTTDPRFAVYKSYDGCLSNIFIQVNNETMKPLEEYMLFTKSEAETITVINSQGVRSAQCKQFDVIQKLTPFNEPALNMTSVIDKNWVVDAPTRVPYKAVHFDPSTKEEKTQVVFITLTAIFVIIVVCCLIEVYRSDREYRKRIERQTDEDIIWSKEQAAKMQNESTTSVKGFGYKSIPGDDKKENGAKPLVGILKNGNAATPVEKLETVPFTVETGGIRDSQLIDHELQWDSLVAEENESLLKQDPSAAAGDGSRHRIANGNHRRVTDLDDEPAPDDDDHELTDNPDGIVDPQAQGVRSDHDMSFASAIPPTALDTLPHHRNDVVLEKNASDAVLDVPDAPVSAHACQLDLAGTETGVTVTAEATGCAPDRSSGPPVPPLRFKQRKLPPINLGPDCRQYANPISYLGGPRYDLTKRASVTSSQGASITSLNSIMSLE, from the exons ATGACCTATCATGCCGCATCAGTATTGCTTACAATTTACCTCACCTGTATGGCTTGTACGCTGCCGCGTGTCCTTGCCATTCCTACCAACGCCGAGCCACCGAAGGAGATAGTTTACC CCAAATGTACCGGACCGGGTGAACCGGGCCAGTGCCAGACGTTCGACTATCGGTACCGCTTCGAGCAGACGATCAACAACTGCACGCAGTTCATCTGGGGCGGTTGCGGTGGGAATCTGCAGAACAACTTCGAAACGTACGAGCAGTGCATGCAGCAGTGTGCTAATGAAACAC AAACACCCCAACCGCCGATTCCGCTAACAACCACCGTTGACCCGTCGTCGTCTACCGTGCGCACCCAAACGCAGGAAGCCTGGTCGTTGCATTCGTCCAGCAGCACGCTGGCTCCGGTGCCGGACGAGCTGCGTGGTTCCGAGCTGACGTTCAAGGAGACGGGATATGAGAAAACGTTCATGTTTGCGAAAAACAACACCTTCATCCAGATGGACGGTGAAACCATACAAACGTTCCAGCTTAG GCTCTGCCGCGAAATATCGTTCCAGTTCCGAACGCGGCTCCCGCACGGGCTGCTCGTGTATCACAACGTCAAGACGCCCGCCGGCGTGAAGCTGGACCCGTACGCGTTGTACGTCATCGTCGAGAAGGGCCAGCTGAAAGTGGTGCATGTGTTTGGGAACCACTCGACCAGCGTCACCGTCGGCGAGGGCCTCAACCGGGACGAGTGGCACAGTGTCATG GTACGCATCGATGTGCACGGCGCCCGACTGATAGCCCGCGTCGATAACAACAAGGAGGAGGTGTACCTGAAGGGATTAAATCACGAAACCAATTACGGCGTATCCAACAATCTTATGTCggtcgtcctcgtcggtg GTCTCAGCTCGGAAGAAAAACTGCACGGTGTTAAATACATAATTGAGTCATTTGTCGGCTGCATACGGAACGTGGTGTTGAGCTCGGGCAAGGCCGCCTCGGACCTGCTGCCGATAACGCCACTCATCGCGACGAAGCACGAAAACGTGAAGGAGGGCTGCCGCAACAAATGCCACTCGCGCCAGAATCTCTGCTTCACCGGGTCACGGTGCATTAATCATTACTACGACATTTCGTGCGATTGCTTCGGTACGAAGTATGAGGGCGAACATTGTGACATCTACA cCGCGACGGTATTGACCCTACGTGGCTCCAGTTTCGTGTCGTACCGCATCTACGATTGGAAGGACCGCGTCCATTCGCCTCTAACCCGCATCAGTATGCTGTTCAAGACGAACTACGATGATTCGGCGCTGTTTTATGCAAGCGGTGAATCCCTCAAACCACAGTACATTGCCGCCTCGATCAAGAACCACTCGGCGTACATTGAAATGGACTTCGGAGATGGTGTCATGACGGCGACCCTGGGGCAGGACCTAACGCGCCACTACTGGCATAACCTCACGATCCTGCACGAGCATAATAAGGTGATCGCGATCCTTGATGATCACGTGCGTATCCTGGACCTCCTCGGTCCAATTCACAATCTACTGTTCGACCCTGAGATCTACTTCGGTGGTGGACCTAACCTAAGCAAGCGAAAAGGCCTTGCATCGAGCAACAACTTCGTGGGTTCGCTCAAGTACGTCTTCTACAACGACGTTTCGGTGCTGTTCGAGCTGAAGAAAGGCAACCCAAAGGTGCATTACATCGGCGTGCTCGAGGAGGAATTCTACGAAGCGAACGTGGAGGTCATCCCGATCACCTTCTCGTACGCCAAATCACACATCTGGTGGCCAATGAACAACCCCGACACACTCTCGCTGAAGTTTGACTTCAAGAGCAGCAAGGCGACAGCCGTCCTGGCGTACAGTGACGTCAAAACAAGCGAAGGACAAGGATTCTGGGAG CTTCGGTTAGCGACCGATCGGTTGAGCTTCGATCTCTGCCCGGACGTGAAAAGTAACGTCACGCACACGACGTACATCCGCATCGAGAACCCAACCTCCTGGCATTCGATCCAGCTGACGTACGAACGCAACGACATCCGGTTTGTCGTCGACTATCGCCACTCCGTGACGCAGATGTACGGGCTATCGTTCAACATCGGCGATAAGCTCATCATCGGTAGCAGCCTGAAAGCGGCCGCCTCTGGGTTGGTTGGATGCTTGCGCGATCTCAAGATCAACGGCGTGGAAATCGAACCACGGTACCTGGTGAAAAGTGAACGCGTTGTTGGTGACGTTTCGCTCGACAACTGCAAGTACGTAGATCCGTGCAAGAAGCCAAACACTTGTGAACACGGAGGAAAATGCGCTGTTAAAGATGACGGCATCATCTGCGACTGCAAGGACACCGGGTACATCGGGAAGAACTGTCACTTTACAAAGTTCCGAAAGACATGCGAGGAGCTAGCACTGCTCGGGTACTCCAAATCGGACGTCTACTCGATCGACATCGACGGAAATGGGGTTTTCCCACCGGCACGTGTCAAGTGTGACTTTCAGAGTCTGGCCAACGCCACGAAGACGATCGTCGAACACAACCTGCCATCGCAGGTGGACGTGCGATCGGCCACGGACGAAGACTTTAGCTTCCACATTCAGTATCGCGAGTTTAGCGCCGAGATGCTGCAGGAATTGATTTCGCATTCGCTCTACTGCACGCAGTACGTCAAGTACGACTGCATCAAGGCGCCGCTTGAGCTGCACTCCTCGACGTGGTTCAAATCGTCACGAAATAATAACACGGTCGACTCGCTGGGAGAGGTGAAAAG AGGAACGTGCTCCTGTGCGATCGGGAAGAACTGTGAGGACGTTAATCAGTCGTGCAACTGCGATGCGAATCTCAACCGGTGGCTGTCGGATGAAGGATACTACAAGGAACCGCCGAGTCTGGGCATCACGCAGATGTACTTCCTCCAGCAGAAGGGCCTAGATGAGGAGTCTCAAGGGCGCATCACGCTTGGCCCGTTGGAGTGCGTCGAGACCA ACACGCAAAAGTACGTCGTCACTTTCACGACGTCCCAGTCATACATCGAGGTGCCGGGATGGCGTAAAGGTGACATTGCGTTCTCGTTCCGCACGACGGGTGAGAAGGCGATCTTGCTGTTCCAACCGCCGATCCGATCGAATTATCCTTCCTTCATGGTGGCACTAACTGGTGACTATCAGCTGACGTTCAATTTCACGCTCAACACCGGCACACCAAAGACGCTCGTCATCGACACGAACCGGAAGCTGAACGGTGGCGAATGGCACAAGATTTGGATCGATTACAACGAGCATCACGTGCGGTTCATGATCAACACGGACACGCGCATGGTCGATCTGCAACCGGAGGAGGAGTTTGGTCCGTTTGAGGGCAGCATGTTCATCGGTGGTGCTCCTAC CGAAATCTCGAAGAAGTACACGGTTAAGCAGGGACTGATCGGATGCTTCCGAGGGTTGGTCGTGAACGGTGAGATCCTTGACATCTACAGCTTCATGTCGGTGCATCTGTCGGAGATTATTAAGGACTGTAAGCCATCCTGCGTGCCAAACCCGTGTAAAAATGGCGCATACTGTCGAGAGCTCTGGAGCACGTTCGAGTGCGTATGCCAGAACCGGTGGGCGCATCTTGGCCAGCACTGCGAGACCA ACATCAACGAGGACGCGTTGACGTTCATCAGCCGTGAATCGTATCTGAAGCGAAACTACCTCTCCGATCCGGAGGATATGAGAGACGAGCGTGAACGACTGCGGGCTATATTGAGCGCCTCGTTGTTGGTGAACCTGCGTACGTACGATCGGCACGCATTTGTGCTGTACGCCAACGATCATTACAACAACTTCATCCATCTGTACCTCACAAATCGAAGTGAGATCGTGTACCTGTACAACTACGGCAATGATATCGTGAATCTGACGATCGAGCATAGTGAGCTGCATAATGCACGCAGCATCCAGGTGGCGGTTATTCGCACCGACGCCAACACAACGCTGTACGTCAACGAGAAGAATgtcacgatcgatcgcgggtTTCTGCTGCTCGACGAGTATTCGAACAAACCATGGACAAATCCAGAGCTTG AGGTCCTGTCACCCCATCGACCACCGGCACCGCCCACGGAATACTTTCAGTTTAATATCGGTGGGTACGATCCGGCAAATCTTCTTCGCCCGAATCAGGACACGGCTGAGCTTGAGGGTTACATCGGATGCATCCGCGGGTTGAAGATTGGCGAGAATCTGATATCGCTGCGAGAAATGGCCACCCAAAACAACGCCCACG TCACCGAGGGCGTCCTGAACGGTTGCCAGATGAAGTGTGACGCTGAACCGTGCAAAAACGGCGGCATCTGCACGGAGAACTTCGTGCGGCAGGAAAGCACTTGCAACTGCGAGCACACCAGCTTCCTGGGAGAGTTCTGTTCGGAGGAAAAGGGTGCAAGTTTCAGCGGGGAAGCAACACTCCTGCGTCGCCTAGCCCTGGCCGAAACCGTCGGTTCCGTCCGTTTACAGTTGGCGTTTTCGAGTCACGATATGCGCCGAGCGAATCGGGtcatgttgctgctgcaatcACGGAATGACCGCAGCTACTACCTGATGGTGGCCATCACGGCCGACAACCATCTGTACATTGAGGAGGACCGTGAAGGTGCTACCCATGCGGCCCGTATCGAGGGCAACTTCATGGATGACGCGCGCCATTCGGTGTACTACACGAGGCACGGAGACACAGCGTCCTTGCTCGTTGACCGGGTTCAGATCCCCATCAAGACCGTCCCCAACAAGCCGCTCGTGTCGGTGTCCGACCCGGGGGCGAACCATGTACAAATTGGGGGTGTGAATACGACGGATCCGCGGTTCGCCGTGTACAAAAGCTACGACGGGTGTCTGTCGA ACATTTTCATCCAGGTGAACAACGAAACGATGAAACCGCTCGAGGAGTACATGCTGTTCACGAAGAGCGAGGCGGAAACGATTACCGTCATCAACTCGCAGGGTGTTCGGTCCGCTCAGTGCAAGCAGTTCGATGTCATCCAGAAGCTGACGCCCTTTAACGAGCCGGCGCTCAACATGACTTCG GTTATCGATAAGAACTGGGTGGTGGATGCGCCAACTCGCGTCCCGTACAAAGCCGTCCACTTCGATCCGTCgacgaaggaggaaaaaacgcAGGTCGTGTTCATCACGCTAACGGCTATTTTCGTTATCATCGTCGTGTGTTGTCTGATCGAGGTGTACCGGTCCGATCGAGAGTACCGGAAACGGATCGAGCGCCAAACGGACGAGGACATCATCTGGTCGAAGGAGCAGGCGGCCAAAATGCAGAACGAATCCACGACGAGTGTGAAAGGATTCGGCTACAAATCG ATTCCCGGTGACGATAAGAAGGAGAACGGAGCGAAACCACTCGTTGGGATACTGAAGAATGGCAATGCCGCGAccccggtggaaaagctggaAACGGTTCCGTTTACGGTGGAAACTGGTGGCATTCGTG ACAGTCAATTAATTGACCACGAGCTACAGTGGGACTCGCTGGTAGCCGAAGAGAACGAATCCCTTCTGAAGCAAGATCCCTCCGCAGCAGCCGGTGATGGATCACGCCATCGCATCGCAAACGGTAACCATCGCCGGGTGACCGATCTCGACGACGAACCGGCaccggacgacgacgatcacGAGCTGACCGATAACCCG GATGGAATAGTGGACCCGCAAGCTCAGGGGGTTCGATCGGACCACGACATGTCCTTCGCTTCCGCCATACCACCCACGGCCTTAGATACGCTGCCGCACCACCGTAATGATGTAGTGCTTGAGAAAAACGCTTCCGATGCCGTGCTCGACGTACCCGACGCCCCCGTGTCCGCTCATGCATGTCAGCTCGATCTTGCAGGTACCGAAACCGGAGTAACCGTTACCGCAGAAGCCACCGGGTGCGCGCCGGATAGATCCAGCGGTCCACCGGTGCCGCCGTTGCGGTTCAAGCAGAGGAAGCTGCCACCGATCAATTTGGGTCCCGATTGCCGCCAGTACGCTAACCCGATCAGCTATCTCGGTGGCCCACGGTACGATCTTACCAAGCGCGCCTCGGTCACATCTAGTCAGGGTGCTAGCATTACTAGTCTCAATTCGATCATGTCCTTAGAATAG